One genomic region from Arthrobacter sp. FB24 encodes:
- a CDS encoding ferredoxin reductase, producing MIELLTETAIQEPQRIRGLEMPWNRVMGSPEAPARAARALGPWHPQEFMAECVETVPEAGAMMTFVFRRCDGAPLAFRAGQYVNVAFPVNGEDQEPVDRSYSLSSSPTEPWTFSITVKCDPTGLVSPWVHENVKPGTVLEMLGPVGAFHLPDADRRARYLLLAAGAGITPIMSMVRTIHSLPGHADVVVLYHGSDAGGFGFHRELAYIASVDSRVKVHYSLGDRSVPEGWEGLSGRLTAAMLEEVAPDANGRQVYACGPEGYLNTATELLQKVGVDDTSIYMEFFSGDRQTLLEYQAEVALAADVAEEIAESAEDYFESQPAAFGLYEPGYDADGTLQASGLPLEISGPEAPGSDPAVDSPGLEPEAGSPDASSFGTVGTGSLTMSFMRTGINVRIDPTERILEVAQRAGVRIGANCKEGMCGSCKVVKLSGEIEMNHQGGIRAREISAGKFLPCCSTAQTDLVIDA from the coding sequence ATGATTGAACTCCTCACCGAAACGGCAATCCAGGAACCACAGCGTATTCGCGGTCTTGAGATGCCGTGGAACAGGGTGATGGGAAGCCCCGAGGCACCCGCACGGGCAGCCCGGGCGTTGGGCCCATGGCATCCGCAGGAGTTCATGGCCGAATGCGTCGAGACCGTTCCCGAGGCCGGCGCCATGATGACCTTCGTGTTCCGCCGATGCGACGGTGCACCCCTGGCGTTCCGTGCCGGCCAGTACGTGAACGTCGCATTTCCCGTGAATGGCGAGGACCAGGAACCGGTGGACCGCAGCTACTCGCTGTCCAGTTCGCCCACCGAGCCGTGGACTTTCAGCATTACCGTCAAGTGCGACCCCACGGGATTGGTCTCACCCTGGGTGCACGAGAACGTCAAACCCGGCACCGTTCTTGAGATGCTGGGACCGGTGGGAGCATTCCACCTGCCCGATGCCGACCGACGGGCACGGTATCTCCTGCTTGCTGCCGGCGCAGGCATCACCCCCATCATGTCCATGGTGCGGACCATCCACTCCCTGCCCGGACACGCCGATGTTGTGGTGCTCTACCACGGCTCGGATGCTGGAGGCTTTGGCTTCCACCGGGAACTGGCCTATATCGCATCCGTGGACTCGCGCGTCAAGGTCCACTACTCCCTGGGCGACCGCAGCGTACCGGAGGGGTGGGAAGGGCTCAGCGGAAGGCTGACGGCGGCCATGCTCGAGGAGGTGGCCCCTGATGCCAACGGCCGCCAGGTGTACGCATGCGGTCCCGAGGGTTACCTGAACACCGCCACCGAGCTCCTCCAAAAGGTCGGCGTCGATGACACTTCCATATACATGGAGTTCTTCTCGGGAGACCGCCAGACGCTCCTTGAATACCAGGCGGAGGTGGCACTTGCAGCCGACGTCGCGGAGGAGATCGCCGAATCCGCCGAGGACTACTTTGAAAGCCAGCCCGCCGCATTCGGGCTCTACGAGCCTGGCTACGACGCCGACGGGACTCTGCAGGCCTCGGGTCTGCCGCTGGAAATCAGCGGCCCGGAGGCACCCGGCTCCGACCCCGCCGTCGACAGCCCGGGCCTGGAGCCGGAAGCCGGTTCCCCTGACGCCTCGAGCTTCGGCACGGTGGGGACAGGCAGCCTCACCATGTCCTTCATGCGTACCGGCATCAATGTCCGGATCGATCCCACCGAGCGCATCCTCGAGGTGGCCCAGCGTGCGGGCGTCAGGATTGGCGCGAACTGCAAGGAAGGCATGTGCGGCTCCTGCAAGGTCGTCAAGCTTTCAGGGGAGATCGAGATGAACCACCAGGGAGGGATCCGGGCGCGGGAAATCTCGGCGGGCAAGTTCCTGCCCTGCTGCTCCACGGCGCAGACGGACCTGGTTATCGATGCCTAG